From the Gallaecimonas kandeliae genome, one window contains:
- the ilvD gene encoding dihydroxy-acid dehydratase, giving the protein MPPRRSDTTLKGRRNAGARALWRATGLADGDLRKPIIAIANSYTQFVPGHVHLKDLGELVAGAVREAGGTPREFNTIAVDDGIAMGHDGMLYSLPSRELIADAVETMVNAHCADALVCISNCDKITPGMLNAALRLNIPTIFVSGGPMEAGKTKLSDQLIKLDLVDAMVKAADPRVSDAEVEQVEKSACPTCGACSGMFTANSMNCLTEALGLALPGNGSMLATHKKRKALFLEAGKRIMALVEAWYDRGDEKALPRTIASRPSFMNAMAMDIAMGGSTNTILHLLAAAQEGELDFGLADIDALSKKVPQLCKVAPATSQYHMEDVHRAGGVMAILGELAKGGLLTTDTPNVRGETLKETLAAFETSKQAEFYLAGPGGIPSSTAFSQDSYWPSLDVDRDQGCIRSVQGAYRQDGGLAVLTGNLAPRGAVVKTAGVPDALLHFEGPARVFDSQDSAVEAILGGQIQAGDVLVIRFEGPRGGPGMQEMLYPTSYLKSMGLAESCALITDGRFSGGTSGLSIGHIAPEAAAKGPLALVEEGDVIVIDIPSRALSVTLTDDELAERAKTATYRPGPRQRAISAWLRTYSLLATSADQGGVRDPQILKGAPC; this is encoded by the coding sequence ATGCCGCCGCGTAGGAGTGACACTACCCTGAAGGGCCGCCGCAACGCCGGGGCCCGGGCCTTGTGGCGCGCCACAGGCCTGGCTGATGGCGACCTGCGCAAGCCCATCATCGCCATCGCCAACTCCTACACCCAGTTCGTGCCTGGCCATGTGCATCTGAAAGACCTGGGCGAGCTGGTGGCGGGGGCCGTGCGGGAAGCGGGTGGCACCCCCAGGGAATTCAACACCATAGCGGTGGACGACGGCATCGCCATGGGCCACGACGGCATGCTCTATTCGCTGCCGTCGCGGGAGCTCATCGCCGACGCCGTGGAGACCATGGTCAACGCCCACTGCGCCGACGCCCTGGTGTGCATCTCCAACTGCGACAAGATAACCCCTGGCATGCTGAACGCGGCCCTGCGCCTCAACATCCCCACCATCTTCGTGTCCGGCGGGCCCATGGAGGCGGGCAAGACCAAACTGTCCGATCAGCTAATCAAGCTGGATCTGGTGGACGCCATGGTCAAGGCCGCCGACCCCAGGGTGTCCGACGCCGAAGTAGAGCAGGTGGAAAAATCCGCCTGCCCCACCTGCGGCGCCTGCTCGGGGATGTTCACGGCCAACTCCATGAACTGCCTGACCGAGGCCCTGGGCCTGGCCCTGCCGGGCAACGGCTCCATGCTGGCCACCCACAAGAAGCGCAAGGCGCTGTTCCTGGAGGCGGGCAAGCGCATCATGGCACTGGTGGAAGCCTGGTACGACAGGGGCGACGAAAAAGCCCTGCCGAGAACCATCGCCAGCCGGCCAAGCTTCATGAACGCCATGGCCATGGACATCGCCATGGGCGGCTCCACCAACACCATACTGCACCTGCTGGCGGCGGCCCAGGAAGGGGAACTGGACTTCGGCCTGGCCGACATCGACGCCCTGTCCAAGAAGGTGCCCCAGCTGTGCAAGGTGGCCCCGGCCACCAGCCAATACCACATGGAAGACGTGCACAGGGCCGGAGGCGTCATGGCCATACTCGGCGAGCTGGCCAAGGGCGGCCTGCTGACGACCGACACCCCTAACGTGCGGGGCGAGACGCTCAAGGAGACCTTGGCCGCCTTCGAGACCAGCAAGCAGGCCGAATTCTACCTGGCCGGCCCCGGCGGCATCCCCTCCAGCACCGCCTTCTCCCAGGACAGCTACTGGCCCAGCCTGGACGTCGACCGCGACCAGGGCTGCATCCGCTCAGTCCAGGGCGCCTACCGCCAGGACGGCGGCCTGGCGGTGCTGACCGGCAACCTGGCCCCCCGCGGGGCCGTGGTCAAGACGGCCGGGGTGCCGGACGCCCTGCTGCACTTCGAAGGGCCAGCCCGGGTCTTCGACAGCCAGGACAGCGCCGTCGAGGCCATCCTCGGCGGCCAGATCCAGGCCGGCGACGTGCTGGTGATCCGCTTCGAAGGCCCCAGGGGCGGCCCCGGCATGCAGGAGATGCTCTATCCCACCAGCTACCTCAAATCCATGGGGCTGGCCGAGAGCTGCGCCCTTATCACCGACGGCCGCTTCTCCGGCGGCACCTCTGGCCTGTCCATCGGCCACATAGCCCCGGAGGCGGCGGCCAAGGGGCCCCTGGCCCTGGTGGAGGAAGGGGACGTCATCGTTATCGATATCCCCAGCCGTGCGCTGTCGGTGACATTGACCGACGACGAACTGGCCGAGCGCGCCAAGACCGCCACCTACCGCCCAGGCCCCCGCCAAAGGGCCATCAGCGCCTGGCTGCGCACCTACTCGCTGCTGGCCACCAGCGCCGACCAGGGCGGGGTGCGTGACCCACAAATCCTGAAGGGGGCGCCATGCTAG
- the ilvA gene encoding threonine ammonia-lyase, biosynthetic, translating to MLDGQAYLREALCSPVYELAKATPVNRLPRLSERLSLDIWLKREDLQPVHSFKLRGAYHKLASLPAGSGVVAASAGNHAQGVALSARALGLKAIIVMPTQAPAIKVEAVRALGAEVVLLGDNFDAAKDHAQSLAKQDGLVFVAPFDDEQVIAGQGTLGLELIKDLPKLEVLFLPVGGGGLAAGVAAVIKQLKPSLHIVGVEPEDSACLKAALAAGGPVTLDEVGSFADGVAVKRIGTETYRLLSQYLDEVVLVSNDAICAAIKDIFEDVRAVAEPAGALSLAGLKAWAEGHGGDKRQLAAVLSGANLNFHLLRQVSERCDLGEGTEAVLAVTIPERPGSFLALCRTLKGRAVTEFSYRFRDKEQAQILVGVRIGSQGERVSLLADVHSTGFDVLDLSDDELAKLHVRYMVGGKPPVARPESLYSFAFPEHPRALLNFLETLGSHFDISLFHYRHHGADVGRVLAAFADADKTSLVRHLDSIGYPYKAEDTNPAYSRFLC from the coding sequence ATGCTAGACGGCCAGGCCTACCTGCGCGAGGCGCTCTGCTCGCCGGTTTACGAGCTGGCCAAGGCCACGCCGGTGAACCGCCTGCCAAGGCTCTCTGAGCGCCTTAGCCTGGACATCTGGCTCAAGCGCGAAGACCTGCAGCCGGTGCACAGCTTCAAGCTGCGCGGCGCCTACCACAAGCTGGCCAGCCTGCCGGCGGGCAGTGGCGTGGTGGCGGCCTCGGCCGGCAACCACGCCCAGGGGGTGGCGCTGTCGGCCAGAGCCCTGGGGCTCAAGGCCATCATCGTCATGCCGACCCAGGCCCCGGCCATCAAGGTGGAGGCGGTGCGCGCCCTGGGCGCCGAAGTGGTGCTGCTGGGCGACAACTTCGACGCGGCCAAGGACCACGCCCAGAGCCTGGCCAAGCAGGACGGCCTGGTGTTCGTGGCACCCTTCGACGACGAGCAGGTCATCGCCGGCCAGGGCACCCTGGGCCTTGAGCTCATCAAGGATCTACCCAAGCTCGAAGTGCTCTTCCTGCCGGTGGGCGGCGGTGGCCTGGCTGCCGGGGTGGCGGCCGTGATCAAGCAATTGAAACCCTCTCTTCATATCGTCGGCGTCGAACCGGAGGACTCGGCCTGCCTCAAGGCCGCCCTGGCCGCAGGCGGCCCCGTGACCCTGGACGAGGTGGGCAGCTTTGCCGACGGCGTCGCCGTCAAGCGCATCGGCACCGAGACCTACCGGCTGCTGAGCCAGTATCTGGACGAGGTGGTATTGGTGTCCAACGACGCGATCTGCGCCGCCATCAAGGACATCTTCGAGGACGTCAGGGCCGTGGCCGAGCCGGCCGGCGCCTTGTCGTTGGCCGGACTCAAGGCCTGGGCCGAGGGCCACGGCGGCGACAAGCGCCAACTGGCGGCGGTGCTGTCCGGGGCCAACCTCAACTTCCACCTGCTGCGCCAGGTCTCGGAGCGCTGCGATCTGGGGGAAGGCACCGAAGCGGTGTTGGCGGTGACCATCCCCGAACGCCCGGGCAGCTTCCTGGCCCTGTGCCGCACCTTGAAGGGCAGGGCGGTGACCGAGTTTTCCTACCGCTTTCGCGACAAGGAGCAGGCCCAGATCCTGGTGGGGGTCCGCATCGGCTCCCAAGGCGAGCGGGTCTCCCTGCTGGCGGACGTGCACAGCACCGGCTTCGACGTGCTGGACTTGTCCGACGACGAGCTGGCCAAGCTCCACGTCCGTTACATGGTGGGGGGCAAGCCGCCGGTAGCCCGGCCCGAGTCCCTGTACAGCTTCGCCTTCCCGGAGCACCCCAGGGCCCTGCTCAATTTCCTGGAAACCCTGGGCAGCCATTTCGACATTTCGCTTTTTCACTACCGCCATCATGGCGCCGACGTCGGCCGGGTGCTGGCCGCCTTTGCCGACGCGGATAAGACCAGCCTGGTCAGGCACCTGGACTCCATCGGGTACCCCTACAAGGCCGAAGACACCAATCCCGCCTACAGCCGCTTTTTATGTTGA